In the genome of Fusobacterium necrogenes, one region contains:
- a CDS encoding GNAT family N-acetyltransferase: MIRYGMERDFEKARKIWQECFLDSEKEVKFYFDNLYDRHKYLLLEEDDEIKASLHENPYRINFNGTIFDSIYIVGVAVSPEYRGKGYMDDLIKESLIENKKREIPFIFLSPINPEIYRKYGFEYVTRLSSYSMRIESIPYNKVERAYDIRRIELNSEDEIYEDLIEVYEDKMKDLSLYIQRDEKYYRDWVKEIKSDGGDIFSIYLDKEIKGYIAFYRREKIEIREIFTKDRRALENLLALVRSFKEYYSEVEIKNIDERSLEYCFINQKSFIKKKFPFAMGRILNPMEVFKMLNIYDIDMRILVTDSIIMENNGIYKFSQEGELTYSGIGDWDIKIDIGDLSSLVFGQLSIDELIFLEKLEVKNREVIKKIKEKSIFILKKNYIQDYQ; the protein is encoded by the coding sequence ATGATAAGGTATGGAATGGAAAGAGATTTTGAAAAAGCTAGAAAAATATGGCAGGAATGTTTTTTAGATTCCGAAAAAGAGGTAAAATTTTATTTCGATAATTTATATGATAGGCATAAGTATTTACTTTTAGAAGAGGATGATGAGATAAAAGCTTCACTCCATGAAAATCCATATAGAATCAATTTTAATGGAACTATTTTTGATTCTATTTATATAGTAGGTGTAGCGGTTTCACCTGAGTATAGAGGAAAAGGATATATGGATGATTTAATAAAGGAATCTCTTATTGAAAACAAAAAAAGAGAGATACCATTTATATTTTTATCTCCAATAAATCCAGAGATATATAGAAAGTATGGGTTTGAGTATGTGACTAGATTAAGTAGCTATTCTATGAGAATAGAGAGTATACCATATAATAAAGTGGAAAGAGCTTATGATATAAGAAGAATAGAGTTAAATAGTGAAGATGAAATTTATGAAGATTTAATAGAGGTATATGAAGATAAAATGAAAGATTTATCTTTATATATACAAAGAGATGAAAAATATTATAGAGATTGGGTGAAAGAGATAAAAAGTGATGGAGGAGATATTTTTTCTATTTATTTAGATAAAGAGATAAAAGGATATATTGCTTTTTACAGAAGAGAAAAAATAGAGATTAGAGAGATTTTTACTAAAGATAGAAGAGCATTAGAAAATTTATTGGCTTTGGTTAGAAGTTTCAAAGAGTATTATTCAGAAGTGGAAATAAAGAATATTGATGAAAGATCTTTAGAGTATTGCTTTATAAATCAAAAATCTTTTATAAAGAAAAAATTTCCATTTGCTATGGGCAGAATTTTGAACCCCATGGAAGTTTTTAAGATGCTTAATATTTATGATATTGATATGAGAATATTAGTAACTGATAGTATTATAATGGAAAATAACGGGATTTATAAGTTTAGTCAGGAAGGAGAATTAACTTATAGTGGAATAGGAGATTGGGATATTAAAATTGATATAGGAGATTTATCTTCATTAGTGTTTGGTCAATTGAGTATAGATGAATTAATTTTTCTTGAAAAATTAGAAGTAAAAAATAGAGAGGTAATAAAAAAGATAAAAGAGAAATCTATTTTTATATTGAAGAAGAATTATATTCAAGATTACCAATAA